A window from Fibrobacter sp. UWB11 encodes these proteins:
- a CDS encoding tRNA (guanosine(46)-N(7))-methyltransferase TrmB, whose amino-acid sequence MADENNNEVLNEEEKAPKEVVIPEFYRDLNQDPQMKALWHYIFRTNGDRKPIKTPDGLPHKLDFNWKDMFPNENGHIEVEIGSGKGNFMTDYAERHPDYFIMGSEWDYTWAAFAHERMEKRGIVAQGNAAMLRGDVFYFLRDAVKDNTVDAFHMYFPDPWPKERHHKNRLLRPDFLDEVARCLKPGKRIFYWGTDHKEYNEIALETFDAYPTCKVLVRNTAEPTEGITTGFERKYRKEGRPIYRSIIEFEK is encoded by the coding sequence ATGGCAGACGAAAACAACAACGAAGTATTGAACGAAGAAGAAAAGGCTCCTAAGGAAGTTGTAATTCCGGAGTTTTATCGCGACTTGAACCAAGATCCGCAAATGAAGGCGCTGTGGCATTACATATTCCGCACGAATGGCGACCGCAAGCCGATCAAGACGCCGGACGGATTACCGCACAAGCTCGACTTCAACTGGAAAGATATGTTCCCGAACGAAAACGGTCATATCGAAGTTGAAATTGGAAGTGGCAAGGGCAACTTCATGACGGACTATGCCGAGAGACATCCGGACTACTTTATCATGGGTAGTGAATGGGATTACACTTGGGCTGCCTTCGCTCACGAACGTATGGAAAAGCGCGGTATCGTTGCTCAAGGCAATGCTGCCATGTTGCGCGGTGACGTGTTCTACTTCTTGCGTGACGCCGTGAAGGACAACACAGTCGATGCATTCCACATGTATTTCCCGGATCCGTGGCCAAAGGAACGCCACCACAAGAACCGTTTGTTGCGCCCCGACTTTCTCGATGAAGTCGCCCGTTGCCTTAAGCCGGGCAAACGCATTTTCTACTGGGGCACCGACCACAAGGAATACAACGAAATCGCTCTTGAAACATTCGATGCCTACCCGACTTGCAAGGTGCTTGTCCGCAATACGGCAGAACCCACCGAAGGAATTACGACAGGATTCGAACGCAAGTACCGCAAAGAAGGCCGCCCGATTTACAGAAGTATTATAGAGTTTGAAAAATAG
- the recN gene encoding DNA repair protein RecN, with product MLKQLTINGFTLIAEAEVPFHEGFTAITGETGAGKSVLMKALRMVCGDKSQASMVRTGEEKAVVEGTFDIKNEPEVKQILAKLELDDDDELIIRREILENGKGRARVNGSVVSLSDLQELGESLIQMHGQSEQLLLRDIRTHAKMLDEYAGNSELLINYTKSYNAWNNVLAEIQQTENRAKDLAQQKDFLKFQYDELSKAALRDGEEEELEEKVNVASKSEAEHNLLNEIQALIGCDNGILEQVQNLQYKLRSLAQKIPHYEEDLNALVEVADPFEGICKDLQRLRPAKSMSPVEIDRANSRIATIQKLKRKYRTDVAGLIALTEQRKQELDSLENLDADLEELKRKADAHKAETCRLAGILTEKRREAALRFDSAVQEILHSLGMPKAKFFTSITEQAPTANGADRIEFLLAPNPGEGEKSLQKAVSGGELSRVLLAIKSVMAELDKVPLLIFDEVDSGISGETGNSIGEALRNLGKHHQVLTITHLHQVASRAQNQLAVSKKEIDGRTFTSIIDLDKNGRIEEIARMLGGSSETVRTHAKQLLENNL from the coding sequence ATGTTAAAGCAACTGACAATTAATGGTTTCACATTGATAGCGGAGGCAGAAGTCCCTTTCCACGAGGGATTTACTGCTATTACCGGTGAAACTGGTGCAGGCAAGTCCGTCCTTATGAAAGCACTCCGCATGGTCTGCGGAGACAAATCGCAAGCATCCATGGTGCGCACGGGCGAAGAAAAAGCTGTTGTCGAAGGAACGTTCGACATCAAGAATGAACCCGAAGTCAAACAAATTCTAGCAAAGCTCGAACTCGATGACGATGATGAGCTCATTATCCGCCGTGAAATTCTAGAAAACGGGAAAGGACGTGCCCGCGTGAACGGTTCCGTTGTAAGCCTCTCGGACTTGCAGGAACTCGGTGAATCGCTCATCCAGATGCATGGGCAAAGCGAACAGCTTTTATTGCGCGACATCCGCACGCACGCCAAGATGCTCGACGAATATGCGGGCAACAGCGAATTACTAATAAACTACACCAAGAGTTACAACGCTTGGAACAACGTCCTTGCCGAAATTCAGCAAACAGAAAATCGAGCCAAAGATCTCGCCCAGCAAAAAGACTTTTTGAAGTTCCAGTACGATGAGCTTTCAAAGGCAGCGCTTCGCGATGGCGAAGAAGAAGAACTTGAAGAAAAGGTCAACGTTGCAAGCAAGAGTGAAGCAGAACACAATCTGTTGAACGAAATCCAAGCGCTCATTGGTTGCGATAACGGCATTCTCGAACAGGTCCAGAACCTTCAGTACAAGTTGCGTTCCCTCGCACAAAAGATTCCGCATTACGAAGAAGATTTGAATGCACTCGTCGAAGTGGCAGACCCGTTCGAGGGAATTTGCAAGGACTTGCAGAGACTCCGCCCGGCAAAGTCCATGAGCCCCGTCGAAATCGACCGGGCCAATTCTCGAATTGCAACGATTCAAAAACTCAAGCGCAAGTATCGCACCGATGTTGCCGGGCTTATCGCGCTTACGGAACAGCGCAAGCAAGAACTCGACAGCCTCGAAAATCTTGACGCTGACCTTGAAGAACTCAAACGTAAGGCCGATGCGCACAAAGCAGAAACTTGCCGCCTCGCTGGCATTCTCACCGAAAAACGCCGCGAAGCGGCCCTGCGCTTTGACTCGGCCGTGCAAGAAATTTTGCACAGCCTCGGCATGCCCAAGGCAAAATTCTTTACGAGCATTACTGAACAGGCTCCCACCGCAAACGGTGCAGACCGCATTGAATTTTTGCTCGCCCCGAACCCGGGCGAAGGCGAAAAATCTTTGCAGAAAGCAGTCTCTGGCGGTGAACTTAGCCGAGTGCTGCTCGCCATCAAGAGTGTCATGGCCGAGCTCGACAAAGTTCCGCTATTGATATTCGACGAAGTGGACTCTGGAATCTCGGGAGAAACGGGCAACAGCATTGGAGAAGCCTTGCGGAACTTGGGTAAGCACCACCAGGTGCTTACCATTACCCACCTGCACCAGGTGGCTAGTCGAGCTCAAAACCAGCTTGCCGTAAGCAAGAAAGAGATTGACGGAAGGACTTTTACGTCCATTATTGATCTTGACAAGAACGGTCGCATTGAAGAAATTGCTAGAATGTTAGGTGGTTCGTCGGAAACAGTCCGTACCCACGCCAAGCAGTTGTTGGAGAATAACCTATGA
- the rfbD gene encoding dTDP-4-dehydrorhamnose reductase produces MKVLVTGVGGQLGHDVMNELAKRGYEGVGSDIAPAYSGVADGSAVTTMPYVSMDITNAAAVAETIKSVNPDVIVHCAAWTAVDLAEDEDKKAKVFAINAEGTENIALVAKEIDAKMVYISTDYVFNGRGTAPWKPDCKDYEPLNVYGESKLKGELAVSGILEKYFIVRIAWVFGLNGKNFIKTMLNVGQSHDTVRVVYDQIGTPTYTLDLSRLLVDMVETDKYGYYHATNEGGFISWYEFTKEIYKQAGLPTKVLPVTTAEYGLSKAARPFNSRLDKSKLVEAGFKPLPTWQDALGRYLKEIGVIA; encoded by the coding sequence ATGAAAGTTTTAGTGACGGGTGTTGGTGGCCAGTTAGGTCACGATGTAATGAATGAACTTGCAAAGCGTGGTTATGAAGGTGTCGGTAGTGATATTGCTCCTGCTTATTCTGGAGTTGCCGATGGAAGTGCTGTTACGACTATGCCGTATGTGTCGATGGATATTACGAATGCTGCCGCCGTTGCTGAAACCATCAAGAGCGTGAATCCGGATGTGATTGTTCACTGTGCCGCTTGGACTGCAGTGGACTTGGCTGAAGATGAAGACAAAAAGGCGAAGGTCTTTGCGATTAACGCCGAAGGTACCGAAAATATTGCTCTTGTCGCTAAAGAAATTGATGCGAAGATGGTCTACATCAGCACGGACTATGTGTTTAACGGTCGTGGTACTGCGCCGTGGAAACCGGATTGTAAGGATTACGAACCGCTCAACGTCTATGGTGAATCCAAGCTCAAGGGTGAACTTGCTGTAAGTGGAATTCTCGAAAAGTATTTCATTGTGCGTATCGCTTGGGTGTTCGGTCTCAATGGCAAGAACTTCATTAAGACGATGTTGAATGTGGGGCAGTCGCACGATACGGTCCGCGTCGTTTACGATCAGATTGGTACGCCGACTTACACGCTCGATTTGAGCCGCCTCCTCGTCGATATGGTCGAAACGGACAAGTACGGTTACTATCACGCTACGAATGAAGGCGGGTTCATCAGCTGGTACGAATTCACCAAGGAAATCTACAAGCAGGCTGGGCTCCCGACAAAAGTGTTGCCGGTGACAACTGCAGAATACGGACTTTCAAAAGCCGCACGTCCGTTCAATAGCCGTTTGGATAAGAGCAAACTTGTGGAAGCTGGCTTTAAGCCGCTCCCCACATGGCAAGATGCGCTTGGCCGTTACCTCAAGGAAATCGGCGTGATCGCTTAA
- a CDS encoding sodium-translocating pyrophosphatase, giving the protein MLSIPSYWYFIPVAALVALGMALFFYRFMKRAPEGNEKMKEIAHYVRVGAYAYLKKQYRTISVVFIVLFVIFVVLAILRIQNPFVPIAFLTGGFFSGLCGFLGMKTATYASSRTANGAISSLNRGLVIAFRSGAVMGLVVVGFGLLDISAWFFLLNYIYDNNVWGFGADIASKLSLGAWNVNLVGNAEWAHAKMVEITTTMLTFGMGASLQALFARVGGGIYTKAADVGADLVGKVEAGIPEDDPRNPATIADNVGDNVGDVAGMGADLYESYCGSILSTAALGAALPMGGLKLVIAPMVVAAIGIVLSIVGIFAVRTREDASTKSLLRSLLTGTLGSSVLILMALLVLVKMDFISMGIFGSVLSGLAAGILIGQFTEYFTSDAYAPTRGIANQARLGAATTIIDGISVGMFSTGLPVVTIVIGIVSAFGCAGGFSDMAMGLYGVGFAAVGMLSTLGITLATDAFGPIADNAGGNAEMAGLAPEVRERTDELDMLGNTTAATGKGFAIGSAALTAMALLASYVEEVKFWLGHLASSAEGIWKVGTVVFANSVNDLANAVSGVAGVRFLDGGTRAIAENGDLIGMVASKVNYADFMQIYNLNLMNPMLLGGLFIGAMMTFVFCALTIKAVGRAASAMVEEVRRQFREIPGIMFGTGKPDYARCVEISTMGAQHEMVLPSILAVVVPVIVGLTMGVAGVFGLLAGGLACGFALATMLNNAGGAWDNAKKFVEKGNYGGKGSDTHKSAVVGDTVGDPFKDTAGPSLNILIKLMTMVSVVFAGVIVGFGNMF; this is encoded by the coding sequence ATGCTTTCGATTCCGTCTTATTGGTATTTTATCCCGGTTGCAGCCCTTGTTGCTCTGGGAATGGCCCTGTTCTTCTATCGCTTTATGAAGCGTGCCCCTGAGGGCAATGAGAAGATGAAGGAAATCGCCCATTATGTGCGAGTGGGGGCTTACGCTTACCTCAAAAAGCAATACCGGACGATATCGGTGGTGTTTATTGTTCTTTTCGTTATTTTTGTCGTTTTGGCGATTCTTAGAATCCAGAACCCATTTGTGCCAATTGCGTTTTTGACCGGCGGCTTTTTCAGTGGACTTTGCGGCTTTTTGGGCATGAAGACTGCAACGTATGCCAGTTCACGAACGGCAAATGGAGCTATTTCGAGTTTGAATCGCGGGTTGGTCATCGCTTTTAGAAGTGGTGCTGTGATGGGGCTTGTCGTGGTGGGCTTTGGTCTTTTGGACATCTCGGCCTGGTTCTTCTTGCTCAATTACATTTACGATAACAATGTTTGGGGATTTGGTGCCGATATTGCGTCTAAACTATCGCTTGGCGCTTGGAATGTGAATTTGGTCGGTAACGCCGAATGGGCTCATGCAAAAATGGTCGAAATTACGACGACCATGCTTACTTTTGGCATGGGTGCTTCGTTACAGGCGCTGTTTGCACGCGTGGGTGGCGGTATCTATACAAAGGCGGCTGATGTCGGTGCAGACCTTGTGGGTAAAGTCGAGGCGGGGATTCCTGAAGACGATCCGCGTAATCCGGCGACAATTGCAGATAATGTTGGCGACAACGTAGGCGATGTGGCTGGCATGGGTGCAGACCTTTATGAATCCTATTGCGGTTCCATTCTTTCGACCGCGGCACTCGGGGCGGCACTCCCGATGGGCGGACTGAAACTAGTGATTGCACCGATGGTGGTTGCTGCAATTGGAATTGTTCTTTCTATCGTGGGTATCTTTGCAGTGCGTACGCGCGAAGACGCTTCGACAAAGTCGTTGTTGCGTTCGCTCTTGACGGGAACGCTAGGCTCGTCGGTGCTTATTCTTATGGCGCTCCTAGTGCTTGTTAAAATGGATTTTATTTCGATGGGAATATTTGGATCCGTGCTCTCGGGTCTTGCGGCGGGGATTCTCATTGGGCAGTTTACCGAGTATTTTACATCTGATGCTTATGCGCCTACGCGCGGAATAGCAAACCAGGCGAGGCTTGGTGCTGCAACGACGATTATTGATGGAATTTCGGTTGGCATGTTTTCGACGGGACTTCCGGTGGTAACTATCGTGATTGGAATTGTTAGCGCGTTTGGTTGTGCTGGCGGTTTCAGCGATATGGCTATGGGGCTTTATGGTGTTGGCTTTGCTGCAGTGGGTATGCTAAGTACGCTTGGCATAACGCTTGCGACAGATGCTTTTGGGCCGATTGCCGATAATGCGGGTGGAAACGCCGAGATGGCGGGGCTTGCTCCCGAAGTGCGCGAACGCACCGATGAACTGGATATGCTCGGAAATACGACCGCTGCGACAGGCAAGGGCTTTGCCATTGGTTCTGCGGCTCTTACGGCAATGGCGCTTTTGGCATCGTATGTCGAAGAAGTGAAGTTTTGGCTTGGGCATTTGGCATCTTCTGCGGAAGGAATTTGGAAGGTGGGAACGGTTGTTTTTGCGAACAGCGTAAATGATCTTGCGAATGCTGTTTCAGGAGTGGCTGGTGTAAGGTTCCTTGATGGGGGTACTCGAGCCATTGCAGAAAATGGTGACCTTATCGGTATGGTTGCAAGTAAAGTAAACTATGCAGACTTTATGCAAATTTATAACTTGAATTTGATGAACCCGATGCTTTTGGGTGGGCTGTTTATCGGTGCAATGATGACGTTTGTGTTCTGTGCTTTGACTATCAAGGCTGTGGGACGTGCCGCAAGTGCTATGGTTGAAGAAGTGCGCCGCCAGTTCCGCGAAATTCCTGGAATCATGTTTGGAACGGGGAAACCGGATTATGCCCGTTGTGTTGAAATCTCGACGATGGGGGCACAACATGAGATGGTGCTTCCGTCGATTCTAGCTGTTGTCGTGCCTGTGATTGTTGGGCTTACGATGGGTGTTGCAGGTGTGTTTGGACTTTTGGCCGGTGGTCTTGCATGTGGCTTTGCGCTTGCGACAATGCTCAATAATGCTGGTGGCGCCTGGGATAATGCTAAAAAGTTTGTCGAAAAAGGCAATTATGGTGGTAAGGGGTCTGATACGCACAAGTCTGCCGTTGTGGGCGATACCGTAGGCGATCCGTTCAAGGATACTGCTGGTCCTTCGCTTAACATTCTCATTAAACTCATGACCATGGTGAGCGTCGTATTTGCTGGCGTTATCGTTGGATTTGGAAATATGTTTTAG
- a CDS encoding MBL fold metallo-hydrolase, producing MNENKYIHNALRQIHVDTPCSPISGFSISGLATYIQIPELDFCIDMGECPLSAIPLDHVFLTHAHGDHARCLMRHHSLRKMMGVERDSVYYMPDFISENAKTWIKAEALFEGVGETKFRYPEIEPVTAGELQFLRYRKDLAIEAFEVKHSIPTMGATLYFYKKKLKEEYLGKSATEIIELRKNGVEITREVYEPLVSFMGDCLGESLLDNSRVFQSKVLITECTFLDDGEEAMSKKKGHSHLKDIVNALNELDDEIKCEKIILSHFSMKYSERHIREMLDKSIPEKFKERIVAFI from the coding sequence GTGAACGAAAATAAGTACATACACAACGCTCTAAGGCAAATCCACGTCGATACGCCCTGCTCGCCCATATCCGGATTCTCAATTTCCGGACTGGCTACATATATTCAAATTCCTGAACTGGATTTTTGCATCGACATGGGCGAATGTCCGCTTTCGGCGATTCCCCTCGACCACGTATTCCTGACGCACGCTCATGGCGACCACGCCCGTTGCTTGATGCGTCACCACAGCCTGCGAAAAATGATGGGAGTCGAACGCGACAGCGTTTATTACATGCCGGATTTTATCAGCGAAAACGCAAAAACATGGATCAAGGCCGAAGCTTTGTTCGAAGGTGTCGGAGAAACAAAATTCCGCTATCCGGAAATTGAACCTGTCACCGCAGGCGAATTGCAATTTTTGCGCTACCGCAAGGACCTCGCAATCGAAGCATTCGAAGTCAAACATTCTATCCCGACCATGGGTGCTACGCTGTATTTCTACAAGAAAAAACTCAAGGAAGAATACCTCGGGAAAAGCGCTACAGAAATCATCGAGCTCCGCAAGAACGGAGTCGAAATCACGCGCGAAGTTTACGAACCGCTCGTGAGCTTTATGGGCGATTGCCTTGGCGAAAGTTTGCTCGACAACAGTCGCGTTTTCCAGTCGAAGGTGCTGATTACGGAATGCACCTTCCTCGACGATGGCGAAGAAGCGATGAGCAAGAAAAAAGGGCATAGCCACTTGAAAGATATCGTCAACGCACTCAACGAACTCGACGATGAAATCAAGTGTGAAAAAATAATCTTGAGCCACTTTTCGATGAAGTATTCCGAAAGGCATATTCGCGAAATGCTTGACAAGAGCATCCCGGAAAAATTCAAGGAGAGAATTGTAGCGTTTATTTAG
- the pgsA gene encoding CDP-diacylglycerol--glycerol-3-phosphate 3-phosphatidyltransferase, with translation MTEQENTSDVRLRTRVWSVLRALVFVCVIIFIWEGWTTMACSFVGIALIMGWVNLFQLKSQEIEKPYYRLWLNTIDGFLQFIVMTSIFVRDLIQNESAEKILGVGCAVLLARLIAHTLFSLGVLREGKQLPRKRRWSKLANLSVTITMGVYLLNLENFQQIMMVVSILLIAASTAAYAYWYYRDPAHRKPLSIASQLTMSRIVLTPFFLWVFFYDNDLDYSNNNIVFKVLALVMVLGFMLTDFLDGKLARSMGEVSTLGKYLDPFSDKISNMTIFMCFIATGYASVWMVALIYFRESSVETLRTLAASEGLIMPARRSGKWKTALQGIGIVAILLGAIEPVRALIPGFESIWHQFPIIVMSIITAITLISGIDYFYASKHILKKFV, from the coding sequence ATGACAGAACAAGAAAATACGTCTGATGTTCGTTTACGCACGCGCGTATGGAGTGTCTTGCGCGCACTCGTGTTTGTCTGCGTCATAATCTTCATTTGGGAAGGTTGGACTACGATGGCGTGTTCTTTCGTAGGTATAGCACTAATCATGGGATGGGTGAACCTATTCCAGCTCAAGAGTCAGGAGATTGAAAAGCCCTATTACAGACTTTGGCTTAACACGATTGACGGTTTTTTACAGTTTATCGTGATGACTAGCATTTTTGTTCGCGACTTGATTCAAAACGAAAGTGCCGAAAAAATCTTGGGCGTTGGTTGCGCTGTTTTGCTCGCTCGACTTATAGCGCACACGCTGTTCTCGCTTGGTGTGTTACGCGAGGGTAAGCAACTCCCCCGCAAACGACGTTGGAGCAAGCTCGCAAATCTCTCTGTCACAATTACGATGGGCGTGTATTTGTTGAACTTGGAAAATTTCCAACAAATTATGATGGTCGTTTCCATATTGCTCATCGCAGCCTCCACCGCTGCTTACGCCTATTGGTATTACCGCGACCCTGCACACCGCAAGCCACTTTCAATTGCAAGCCAGCTCACCATGAGCCGCATTGTGCTCACGCCATTTTTCCTTTGGGTGTTCTTCTACGATAACGATTTGGATTACAGTAACAACAACATCGTCTTTAAAGTTCTTGCGCTTGTGATGGTGCTTGGATTTATGCTCACGGACTTTTTGGATGGCAAGCTCGCCCGCTCGATGGGTGAAGTGAGCACGCTCGGCAAGTACCTCGATCCATTCAGCGACAAGATTTCGAACATGACAATTTTCATGTGCTTTATCGCAACGGGTTACGCTTCTGTTTGGATGGTTGCCTTGATTTACTTCCGTGAATCGAGCGTGGAAACACTCCGAACACTCGCCGCAAGTGAAGGTCTCATTATGCCGGCACGCCGCAGTGGCAAATGGAAAACTGCATTGCAAGGTATTGGCATTGTCGCAATTCTCCTTGGAGCAATCGAACCTGTACGTGCTTTGATTCCTGGATTTGAAAGCATTTGGCATCAGTTCCCCATTATTGTGATGAGTATCATAACGGCCATTACACTCATCAGCGGAATTGATTATTTCTACGCCAGCAAGCACATTTTGAAAAAATTCGTATAG
- the mqnE gene encoding aminofutalosine synthase MqnE — MSRISEQEALDLFLNAPLDELCARANAEKEARHGKSVYWVNNRQINYTNVCVLHCKFCAFSRIKKDSPTAYDWNYETIRDKAAEAISKGARELHIVGGLHPDHPFDYYIEMLRKLRKEFPSANLKAFTAVEICHFAKISGQTPEQIMATLKDAGLDALPGGGAEILVQSVRDKICPGKETGEEWLDVHRAAHKLGIPTNATMLFGHIEKIEDRIAHMKMLRDLQDEAPGFFAFIPLVYHPEHNALHQIVPNITSEEDILRTVAVSRLFLDNFPHIKAYWIQMGIETAMKALHAGASDLDGTIIEEKITHAAGATVPVGMSPERMQDLIKKEGLVPVERDALYERFS; from the coding sequence ATGTCTCGCATTTCAGAACAAGAAGCTCTCGATTTATTTTTGAACGCACCGCTCGATGAACTTTGCGCACGCGCCAATGCCGAAAAGGAAGCGCGCCACGGCAAGTCCGTTTACTGGGTGAACAACCGCCAAATCAACTACACGAACGTGTGCGTGCTACACTGCAAATTCTGCGCTTTTAGCCGCATCAAAAAAGATAGCCCGACCGCTTACGACTGGAATTACGAAACCATCCGCGACAAGGCCGCCGAAGCGATTAGTAAAGGCGCCCGTGAATTGCACATTGTTGGCGGACTCCATCCCGACCATCCATTCGATTACTACATCGAAATGTTGCGCAAGCTCCGCAAGGAATTTCCGTCTGCAAATCTGAAGGCTTTTACCGCCGTTGAAATTTGCCACTTTGCAAAGATTTCTGGCCAGACGCCCGAGCAGATTATGGCAACGCTCAAGGATGCAGGCCTCGATGCGCTCCCGGGTGGCGGTGCCGAAATTTTAGTACAAAGTGTACGCGACAAGATTTGTCCAGGCAAAGAGACTGGCGAAGAATGGCTCGATGTTCATCGTGCAGCGCACAAGCTCGGCATTCCGACGAATGCGACAATGCTTTTCGGGCACATCGAAAAAATTGAAGACCGCATCGCACACATGAAGATGCTCCGCGACTTGCAAGACGAGGCGCCGGGATTCTTTGCGTTCATTCCGCTCGTGTACCATCCGGAACACAACGCGCTTCACCAGATTGTCCCAAACATCACAAGTGAAGAAGACATCTTGCGCACAGTCGCCGTTTCTCGTTTGTTCTTAGACAATTTCCCGCACATCAAGGCTTACTGGATTCAAATGGGAATCGAGACCGCCATGAAGGCGCTACACGCCGGTGCATCGGATTTGGACGGCACAATTATCGAAGAGAAGATTACGCATGCCGCAGGCGCCACAGTCCCCGTTGGCATGAGCCCGGAACGCATGCAAGACCTCATCAAAAAAGAAGGCCTCGTTCCAGTGGAACGAGACGCCTTGTACGAAAGATTTTCTTAA